The Benincasa hispida cultivar B227 chromosome 11, ASM972705v1, whole genome shotgun sequence genome has a segment encoding these proteins:
- the LOC120091538 gene encoding probable ribosome biogenesis protein RLP24 isoform X2, with translation MRLEKCWFCSSTIYPGHGIQFVRNDATIFRFCRSKCHKNFKMKRNPRKVKWTKAYRRLHGKDMTQDSTFEFERKRNRPERYDRNLTEETLKAIKKIDKVRANRESRHIARRHQGKKAKELGEAQKELDQSISLVKAPSALKEDPSLTLPKIKVKVVPSQAEQNQRMEE, from the exons ATGAGGTTAGAGAAGTGTTGGTTCTGTTCCTCCACAATATATCCAGGACATGGTATTCAGTTTGTTCGCAACGATGCGACG ATTTTTAGATTTTGTCGGTCAAAATGCCACAAGAACTTCAAGATGAAGAGAAATCCTCGTAAAGTAAAATGGACTAAGGCTTACAGGAGATTGCATGGAAAGGATATGACACAG GACTCGACTTTTGAGTTTGAGAGGAAGCGCAATAGGCCGGAGAGATATGACAGGAATCTCACCGAAGAGACATTGAAGGCTATTAAGAAGATCGATAAAGTCAGAGCCAATAGGGAATCGAGACACATTGCACGCAG ACATCAAGGAAAGAAAGCAAAGGAGCTTGGCGAGGCACAGAAGGAATTGGATCAAAGCATCAGTTTGGTCAAAGCACCTTCTGCTCTCAAGGAGGATCCTTCCCTCACCCTTCCAAAGATCAAAGTCAAGGTGGTACCATCACAAGCAGAGCAAAATCAGCGTATGGAAGAATGA
- the LOC120091538 gene encoding probable ribosome biogenesis protein RLP24 isoform X1, translated as MKDFRSFFCPQHLCSSGKFRLCYLLKKRMRLEKCWFCSSTIYPGHGIQFVRNDATIFRFCRSKCHKNFKMKRNPRKVKWTKAYRRLHGKDMTQDSTFEFERKRNRPERYDRNLTEETLKAIKKIDKVRANRESRHIARRHQGKKAKELGEAQKELDQSISLVKAPSALKEDPSLTLPKIKVKVVPSQAEQNQRMEE; from the exons ATGAAGGACTTTAGGAGTTTCTTTTGTCCTCAACATTTATGTTCTAGTGG GAAATTTAGGCTTTGTTATTTGCTAAAGAAAAGAATGAGGTTAGAGAAGTGTTGGTTCTGTTCCTCCACAATATATCCAGGACATGGTATTCAGTTTGTTCGCAACGATGCGACG ATTTTTAGATTTTGTCGGTCAAAATGCCACAAGAACTTCAAGATGAAGAGAAATCCTCGTAAAGTAAAATGGACTAAGGCTTACAGGAGATTGCATGGAAAGGATATGACACAG GACTCGACTTTTGAGTTTGAGAGGAAGCGCAATAGGCCGGAGAGATATGACAGGAATCTCACCGAAGAGACATTGAAGGCTATTAAGAAGATCGATAAAGTCAGAGCCAATAGGGAATCGAGACACATTGCACGCAG ACATCAAGGAAAGAAAGCAAAGGAGCTTGGCGAGGCACAGAAGGAATTGGATCAAAGCATCAGTTTGGTCAAAGCACCTTCTGCTCTCAAGGAGGATCCTTCCCTCACCCTTCCAAAGATCAAAGTCAAGGTGGTACCATCACAAGCAGAGCAAAATCAGCGTATGGAAGAATGA